GTAAATACACCTAAATAATAAACCCAGATATATGTTAATAAATACTTTAAAATATCTGTTATGGTACTATTTGGAATTACAAATGTATCACTATTAAACCAAGCAATATAAAAAGAAAATGGAATAATAATTAGTCTAATAATAAAAAATAGGTAAAATAATATGGTTAATATAAATATAACTTTTCTACTTTGAATAAGATTATATAAAGTAAAAACTACAATGGAAAATAGTAATAAAAAACTATCATAATTTTGTTTTAAAATATAAAAATTTAGAATTTGTGGAATAATTATAGATATAAGTAGAAGAATTATTTTTCTATACATATTATATTTGCTTTATCTCCAAAATTATTAATATATTTTGAAAGAAGTCTATATTTTTTTCTGTTAAATTTTGATGTTATAATATAAATTGTTATGTTTATATATTTTTCTAGAAATTCAAAATCAAAGAAAAAAGTAGACTCTAAAGTTGTTATTATAGTTATATTACTAATACAGTCATAATTTTGTTTTCTAAAATCGACTAATGTACTATTTTCTTGCTGATCAAAACTTATATATATTGACTCCTTATATATACTTTTAAAAGATTCTTTTTTTATTTTTAAGTTAGGCCAATAGTTTGTTTTTACAACCTCATTATTTTCAATATTTAATTTTATTAATGAGTAAAATATTTCAATTGATAAATCATCTGCTGGGCCTTTTCTATCTTCTGGTAGAATTGTTCTATCTAAGAAAATATATGAATAAGAACTCTCTTCACTACTAAATTTCTTCACATATGGCTCATTATATGTTGCAAAATGCTTCCAAGAAATTAAATTCACTTTGCTGTTAATAGTATAATCTTCTACTGTTTCTAAGAACTCTGTGGAATTATTTTTTGATCTTAAGTTTTGACTAATATTTTCTCCAAAACCTCTCTTAATTCGTTTTATATCTCTGTTTATTTTTGGGTAAACATAAAATGTTCTAGGCCAAAAACTAATACTATAAGTAAATATATTAAAAAGATCAGTACAGAGAATCTTTTTTATTCCAACTCTGTAAATTCCCCTATATGGTAGTGCAAAACTATTTTTAATTTTTAAACTACTTAGAGCCTTAAGATTTAGATTTACATCATCAAGATTAAGAGCAGAATTAAATTTTATTTGTACTATACTAGGAATTAAAAAAAATCTATTTTCAACTGTTAGCGTATACTCTATATTTTGCCCCTTTATTGGGTGTTCAATTGAGAATTGTTGATAGTAGTATAAATTGTTAATAGTTATAATAAAGTGTAAAAAATTAAAAATTAGTGATAATGTTAAGAAAATATATAAAAAACTATAAAGTCCTCCAATATAGTTCCCAAGTAAAAAAAGTATAAACCATAAAATAAAATAAAACATAATATTAAAAATATTTATTTTTAGTTTCATTTTAACCCTACAGGTATCTTAATATCTCTAACCAACTGTTTTACAACTTTTTCAGCTTCTATATTATCAATTATTGATTCATTATTTAACCTAATCTTGTGTGGTATTACTTTCTTTGAGCTATAAATTACATCTTCAGGTATTAAATAGTCTCTATTATCGTAAAAAGCTACACATTGAGAAAATCTTAATAAGTGTTGCAGTCCTCTAGTACTTAGACCATATTTAATATTATTACTATTTCTTGTTCTATCTGCAATTTCAACTAAGAATTCTAATACTGTTTTGTTTACATTTACCGAACTAACTGTATTTTTTAGATCAATTATAGATTTTTTATTTGTTACAGTTTTAACATTATCCAATGGATTTATTACTCTATAATTATATAGAATATCTTCCTCTACTAATTTACTTGGATAACCTGGTGTTAATTTTACTCCAAATCTATCTAATTGAGATTCGGGCATTTCAAATGTTCCAATATAGTAAGATGGATTTTTAGTAGCTACAACAATAAATGGGTTAGGTAATAATGTTGTTATACCATCTATTGTAACAGAATTCTCCTCCATAGCTTCCAAAAGAGCTGACTGAGTTCTA
Above is a genomic segment from Thiospirochaeta perfilievii containing:
- a CDS encoding DUF58 domain-containing protein, translating into MKLKINIFNIMFYFILWFILFLLGNYIGGLYSFLYIFLTLSLIFNFLHFIITINNLYYYQQFSIEHPIKGQNIEYTLTVENRFFLIPSIVQIKFNSALNLDDVNLNLKALSSLKIKNSFALPYRGIYRVGIKKILCTDLFNIFTYSISFWPRTFYVYPKINRDIKRIKRGFGENISQNLRSKNNSTEFLETVEDYTINSKVNLISWKHFATYNEPYVKKFSSEESSYSYIFLDRTILPEDRKGPADDLSIEIFYSLIKLNIENNEVVKTNYWPNLKIKKESFKSIYKESIYISFDQQENSTLVDFRKQNYDCISNITIITTLESTFFFDFEFLEKYINITIYIITSKFNRKKYRLLSKYINNFGDKANIICIEK
- a CDS encoding AAA family ATPase — protein: MKIELLDKLINETSQGFLGNETLVKDFVFAFVSGLHVLVEDISGVGKTTLVKSLAKASGLSLGRIQFTPDLLPGDITGLSIWDPIKREFVLKKGSIFNEFILGDEINRASPRTQSALLEAMEENSVTIDGITTLLPNPFIVVATKNPSYYIGTFEMPESQLDRFGVKLTPGYPSKLVEEDILYNYRVINPLDNVKTVTNKKSIIDLKNTVSSVNVNKTVLEFLVEIADRTRNSNNIKYGLSTRGLQHLLRFSQCVAFYDNRDYLIPEDVIYSSKKVIPHKIRLNNESIIDNIEAEKVVKQLVRDIKIPVGLK